The Pseudomonas sp. DG56-2 genome contains a region encoding:
- a CDS encoding TauD/TfdA family dioxygenase → MSNAAHAVAAINPVLDIHPVAGRIGAEIRGVQLSADLEPALIDAIQAALVEHKVIFFRAQHHLDDQGQEAFAHLLGEPIAHPTVPVREGTRFLLELDSERRANSWHTDVTFVDAYPKASILRSVVAPQAGGDTVWANTASAYQDLPDELKALADQLWAVHSNEYDYAAAKPNVTLEQQESYRRIFTSTVYETEHPVVRVHPVSGERHLLLGHFVKRLKGYSQFDSTHLFNLLQSHVTRLENTVRWRWQAGDVAIWDNRATQHYAVDDYGNQNRVVRRVTLQGDVPVGVAGQRSRTLRGA, encoded by the coding sequence GTGGCCGGACGCATCGGCGCCGAGATTCGCGGGGTGCAGTTGAGCGCTGATCTTGAACCCGCGCTGATCGACGCGATTCAGGCCGCGTTGGTGGAACACAAGGTGATCTTCTTTCGCGCTCAGCATCATCTCGACGATCAGGGCCAGGAAGCCTTTGCCCATTTACTTGGCGAGCCGATTGCACACCCTACGGTGCCGGTACGTGAAGGCACGCGCTTTCTCCTGGAACTGGACAGCGAGCGCAGGGCCAATTCATGGCACACCGATGTAACCTTCGTCGATGCCTATCCCAAGGCGTCGATCCTGCGTTCGGTGGTCGCGCCGCAAGCAGGTGGCGACACGGTGTGGGCCAACACTGCTAGCGCTTATCAAGACCTTCCCGATGAACTCAAAGCCCTGGCCGATCAACTGTGGGCAGTGCACAGTAACGAATACGATTACGCAGCGGCCAAGCCGAATGTCACGCTTGAACAGCAGGAAAGCTATCGTCGTATTTTCACCTCAACCGTCTACGAAACCGAGCACCCGGTGGTGCGCGTACACCCAGTCAGCGGCGAAAGGCACTTGCTGCTTGGTCACTTCGTCAAACGCCTGAAAGGCTATTCGCAGTTTGATTCCACACACCTGTTCAACCTGCTGCAAAGCCATGTCACGCGTTTGGAGAACACCGTACGCTGGCGCTGGCAGGCGGGTGATGTGGCGATCTGGGACAACCGCGCTACCCAGCATTACGCGGTGGATGACTACGGCAACCAGAACCGTGTAGTGCGCCGGGTGACCTTGCAGGGCGATGTACCGGTGGGTGTCGCGGGGCAGCGTAGCCGCACCCTTCGCGGGGCGTAA
- a CDS encoding AdeC/AdeK/OprM family multidrug efflux complex outer membrane factor, with translation MSKSLLSLAVTAFILGGCSLIPDYQTPESPVAAQWPQGPAYSPTESANVSAAEQGWRQFFNDPALQQLIQTSLVNNRDLKVAALNIDAYRAQYRIQRADLFPAVSANGSGSRQRMPGNMTQTGDSEITSSYSATLGVSAYELDLFGRVRSLTEQQLEIYLSSEEARRSTQIALVASVANAYFTWQADQALLKLTEETLKTYEQSYALTLRSNEVGVASALDLSQARTSVEGARVKLAQYQRLVAQDANSLAVLIGTGLPVDLPAAQNLDSDLLAEVPAGLPSDLLQRRPDIQEAEHLLKAANANIGAARAAFFPSISLTANAGTLSPDMDGLFKGGSGTWLFQPQINLPIFNAGALRASLDYSKIQKDINIAKYEKTIQTAFQEVSDGLAARRTFNDQLQAQRDLVAANQDYYRLAERRYRIGVDSNLTFLDAQRQLFNTQQALISDRLSQLISEVNLYKALGGGWNEQTVQAQQHAAIDSSKS, from the coding sequence ATGAGTAAGTCCCTTTTGTCCCTGGCGGTAACCGCTTTCATACTTGGCGGCTGCTCGCTGATCCCTGATTACCAGACCCCGGAATCGCCGGTGGCCGCGCAGTGGCCGCAAGGCCCTGCGTATTCACCGACCGAGTCGGCGAATGTCTCGGCCGCCGAGCAGGGCTGGCGTCAGTTTTTCAATGACCCGGCACTGCAGCAGCTGATCCAGACCTCGCTGGTCAACAACCGTGACCTCAAGGTTGCGGCGCTGAACATCGATGCCTACCGGGCCCAGTACCGTATCCAGCGCGCCGACCTGTTTCCGGCAGTCAGCGCCAATGGCAGCGGCAGCCGCCAGCGCATGCCCGGCAACATGACGCAGACTGGCGATTCGGAAATCACCAGTTCATATTCGGCCACGCTCGGTGTAAGCGCCTATGAACTCGACCTGTTCGGTCGGGTTCGCAGCCTCACTGAACAGCAACTGGAAATCTACCTGTCCAGTGAAGAGGCTCGCCGCTCCACCCAGATCGCTCTGGTTGCCAGCGTCGCCAATGCCTATTTCACCTGGCAGGCCGACCAGGCTTTGCTGAAGCTGACCGAAGAAACCCTCAAGACCTATGAGCAAAGCTACGCACTGACCCTGCGCAGCAATGAAGTCGGTGTAGCGTCAGCCCTGGACCTGAGCCAGGCAAGGACGTCGGTCGAAGGCGCCCGGGTCAAGCTGGCCCAGTACCAACGCCTGGTCGCCCAGGATGCGAACAGCCTGGCAGTCCTGATCGGTACCGGCCTGCCCGTCGACCTGCCAGCAGCACAAAACCTGGACAGCGACCTGTTGGCCGAAGTGCCAGCGGGCTTGCCGTCCGACCTGCTGCAACGTCGTCCGGACATCCAGGAAGCCGAACACCTGCTCAAGGCCGCCAATGCCAACATCGGCGCCGCCCGTGCAGCGTTCTTCCCGAGTATCAGCCTGACCGCCAATGCCGGTACCCTGAGTCCGGACATGGACGGCTTGTTCAAGGGCGGCTCCGGAACCTGGCTGTTCCAGCCGCAGATCAATCTGCCGATCTTCAACGCCGGTGCCTTGCGTGCCAGCCTCGACTACTCGAAGATCCAGAAAGACATCAACATCGCCAAGTACGAGAAAACCATCCAGACCGCTTTCCAGGAAGTGTCTGATGGTCTCGCGGCGCGCCGTACCTTCAACGATCAGTTGCAGGCCCAGCGCGATCTGGTCGCCGCCAACCAGGACTACTACCGTCTGGCTGAGCGTCGCTACCGTATCGGTGTCGACAGCAACCTGACCTTCCTCGATGCACAGCGCCAGCTTTTCAACACCCAACAGGCGTTGATCAGTGATCGTCTGTCGCAACTGATCAGTGAGGTCAACCTGTACAAGGCCCTTGGTGGCGGCTGGAACGAGCAGACCGTTCAGGCCCAGCAGCACGCTGCGATCGACTCGTCGAAAAGCTGA
- a CDS encoding efflux RND transporter permease subunit translates to MSRFFIDRPIFAWVIALVIMLVGALAILKLPINQYPSIAPPAVAISVTYPGASAQTVQDTVVQVIEQQLNGIDNLRYVSSESNSDGTMTITATFEQGTNSDTAQVQVQNKLNLATPLLPQEVQQQGIRVTKAVKNFLLVIGLVSEDGSMTKDDLANYIVSNMQDPISRTAGVGDFQVFGAQYAMRIWLDPAKLNKYQLTPVDVRTAVSAQNVQISSGQLGGLPALPGTQLNATIIGKTRLQTAEQFENILLKVNRDGSQVRLKDVAEVGLGGENYAVSAQFNGKPASGLAVKLATGANALDTAKALRKTISDLEPFFPEGMKAVFPYDTTPVVTESISGVIHTLIEAIVLVFLVMYLFLQNFRATIITTMTVPVVLLGTFGILAAAGFSINTLTMFGMVLAIGLLVDDAIVVVENVERVMAEEGLSPKEATKKSMGQIQGALVGIAMVLSAVLLPMAFFSGSTGVIYKQFSITIVSAMGLSVLVALIFTPALCATMLKPIAKGGHHVAKRGFFGWFNRNFDRSVESYERGVGNILRNKAPYLLAYLLIMVGMIWLFTRIPTAFLPEEDQGVLFAQVQTPAGSSAERTQVVIDEMRAYLLDKEADTVASVFTVNGFNFAGRGQSSGMAFIMLKPWEERSAENNVFNLATRAQQHFFTFRDAMVFAFAPPAVLELGNATGFDVFLQDRAGVGHEKLMEARNQFLGMAAQSKILSAVRPNGLNDEPQYQLTVDDERASALGVTIAEINNTLSIALGASYVNDFIDRGRVKKVYIQGESASRMSPEDLQKWYVRNAVGEMVPFSSFAKGEWIYGPPKLARYNGVEAMEILGAPAPGYSTGEAMLEVERIAAQLPKGIGYSWTGLSYEERLSGSQAPALYALSLLMVFLCLAALYESWSIPIAVMLVVPLGVIGALLATSLRGLSNDVYFQVGLLTTIGLAAKNAILIVEFAKELHEQGRSLTDAAIEACRMRLRPIIMTSLAFILGVVPLAISTGAGSGSQHAIGTGVIGGMLTATVLAIFWVPLFFVMVSSMFSSKKPEEDAKPETPRYEAGQ, encoded by the coding sequence ATGTCGAGATTTTTTATCGATCGCCCGATCTTTGCCTGGGTGATCGCTTTGGTGATCATGCTGGTCGGTGCGTTGGCGATCCTGAAGTTGCCAATCAACCAGTACCCCAGCATCGCCCCACCGGCTGTGGCGATCTCCGTGACCTACCCGGGTGCTTCGGCACAAACCGTGCAGGACACCGTGGTTCAGGTTATCGAGCAGCAGCTCAACGGTATCGACAACCTGCGGTATGTATCGTCGGAAAGTAACTCCGACGGCACCATGACCATTACCGCGACCTTCGAACAGGGGACCAACTCCGATACCGCTCAGGTTCAGGTACAGAACAAGCTGAACCTGGCAACGCCACTGCTGCCGCAAGAGGTTCAGCAGCAAGGTATCCGTGTGACCAAGGCAGTGAAGAACTTCCTTCTGGTAATCGGTCTGGTATCTGAAGACGGCAGCATGACCAAGGACGACTTGGCCAACTACATCGTCTCCAACATGCAGGACCCGATCTCGCGAACCGCCGGTGTCGGTGACTTCCAGGTGTTCGGTGCTCAGTACGCAATGCGTATCTGGCTGGATCCGGCCAAGCTGAACAAGTACCAGTTGACCCCGGTCGACGTACGCACCGCGGTATCGGCGCAGAACGTCCAGATTTCCTCTGGTCAGCTTGGCGGCCTGCCGGCCCTGCCGGGTACTCAGCTCAACGCCACCATCATCGGCAAGACGCGTCTGCAGACTGCCGAGCAGTTTGAAAACATCCTGCTCAAGGTCAACCGCGACGGCTCGCAAGTGCGTCTGAAAGACGTAGCTGAAGTCGGTCTTGGCGGTGAGAACTACGCCGTCAGCGCCCAGTTCAACGGCAAGCCGGCCTCGGGTCTGGCGGTCAAGCTGGCAACCGGCGCCAACGCCCTGGATACTGCCAAGGCCCTGCGCAAGACCATCAGCGACCTGGAACCGTTCTTCCCGGAAGGCATGAAGGCGGTATTCCCGTATGACACCACGCCAGTGGTGACCGAATCGATCAGCGGGGTAATCCATACCCTGATCGAAGCGATCGTGCTGGTGTTCCTGGTGATGTACCTGTTCCTGCAGAACTTCCGCGCCACCATCATCACAACCATGACCGTGCCCGTGGTACTGCTCGGCACCTTCGGCATCCTTGCTGCCGCAGGCTTCAGTATCAACACCCTGACCATGTTCGGCATGGTGCTCGCTATCGGCTTGCTGGTGGACGATGCCATTGTTGTGGTGGAGAACGTCGAACGGGTAATGGCCGAGGAAGGCCTGTCACCCAAGGAAGCGACGAAAAAGTCCATGGGCCAGATCCAGGGGGCCCTGGTCGGTATCGCCATGGTGCTTTCCGCTGTATTGCTGCCGATGGCGTTCTTCAGTGGTTCTACCGGGGTAATCTACAAGCAGTTCTCGATCACCATCGTCTCTGCGATGGGACTCTCGGTGCTGGTTGCCTTGATCTTCACCCCAGCGCTGTGCGCGACCATGCTCAAACCAATCGCCAAGGGTGGGCATCATGTCGCCAAGCGCGGCTTCTTCGGCTGGTTCAACCGCAACTTTGACCGCAGCGTAGAGAGCTATGAACGTGGCGTAGGCAACATCCTGCGAAACAAAGCGCCGTACCTGCTGGCCTACCTGCTGATCATGGTCGGCATGATCTGGCTGTTCACCCGTATCCCGACGGCTTTCCTTCCCGAGGAAGACCAAGGCGTACTGTTTGCCCAGGTCCAAACGCCGGCGGGCTCCAGTGCCGAGCGGACCCAGGTGGTGATCGACGAAATGCGCGCTTACCTGCTGGACAAGGAAGCCGATACCGTTGCCTCGGTGTTCACTGTGAACGGCTTCAACTTTGCCGGTCGCGGCCAAAGCTCCGGCATGGCCTTCATCATGCTCAAGCCATGGGAAGAGCGCTCCGCCGAGAACAACGTGTTCAATCTGGCGACCCGCGCCCAGCAGCACTTCTTCACCTTCCGCGATGCCATGGTGTTCGCCTTTGCCCCGCCTGCGGTGCTTGAGCTGGGTAACGCCACCGGTTTCGACGTGTTCCTTCAGGACCGTGCCGGTGTCGGCCACGAAAAACTGATGGAAGCGCGCAACCAGTTCCTCGGCATGGCAGCGCAAAGCAAGATTCTCTCTGCTGTGCGTCCAAACGGCCTGAACGATGAACCGCAGTACCAGTTGACCGTCGACGACGAACGCGCCAGCGCTTTGGGCGTGACCATTGCCGAGATCAACAACACCCTGTCGATTGCCTTGGGTGCGAGTTACGTCAACGACTTCATCGACCGCGGTCGGGTCAAGAAGGTCTACATCCAGGGTGAGTCCGCATCGCGCATGAGCCCAGAAGATCTGCAGAAGTGGTATGTGCGCAATGCCGTTGGCGAGATGGTGCCGTTCTCCTCCTTCGCCAAGGGTGAATGGATCTACGGCCCACCGAAACTTGCGCGCTACAACGGTGTAGAGGCGATGGAAATTCTCGGTGCCCCGGCCCCTGGCTACAGTACCGGTGAAGCCATGCTTGAAGTTGAGCGCATTGCCGCCCAGTTGCCAAAAGGCATCGGTTACTCCTGGACCGGCCTGTCGTACGAGGAACGCCTCTCGGGCTCCCAGGCGCCGGCCTTGTATGCGCTGTCGCTGCTGATGGTGTTCCTGTGTCTGGCAGCGCTGTATGAAAGCTGGTCGATTCCGATCGCGGTCATGCTCGTAGTACCCCTGGGGGTCATTGGTGCGCTGCTGGCCACCAGCCTGCGCGGTCTGTCCAACGACGTGTACTTCCAGGTGGGTCTATTGACCACCATCGGTCTGGCAGCGAAGAACGCGATTCTGATCGTGGAGTTCGCCAAGGAACTGCATGAGCAGGGTCGAAGCCTTACCGATGCAGCGATCGAAGCCTGCCGGATGCGTCTGCGGCCGATCATCATGACCTCGCTGGCGTTCATTCTCGGCGTGGTACCGTTGGCTATCTCCACCGGTGCAGGCTCGGGCAGCCAGCACGCTATCGGTACCGGGGTAATCGGCGGGATGCTGACGGCCACCGTACTGGCGATCTTCTGGGTACCGCTGTTCTTTGTAATGGTGTCGTCGATGTTCAGCAGCAAGAAACCTGAAGAAGACGCCAAACCTGAAACTCCACGCTACGAGGCTGGGCAATGA
- a CDS encoding efflux RND transporter periplasmic adaptor subunit — protein MQFKPAVTALVSAVALATLLSGCKKEEAAPVAQVPQVGIVTLQTQAYTLTSDLPGRTTAYRIAEVRPQVNGIILKRLFKEGSEVKEGQQLYQIDPSVYEATLASAQANLQSSRSLSERYKQLVAEQAVSRQEYDDAQAKRLQAEAALRSAQIDLRYTKVLAPLSGRIGRSSVTEGALVNNGQADAMAVIQQLDPIYVDVTQSSAELLKLRRELESGQLQKIGDNAAKVTLTLEDGSTYRQEGRLEFSEVSVDPTTGSVTLRAVFPNPEHNLLPGMFVHARLKAGVNAQAILAPQQGVTRDLKGQPTALVVNKENKVELRQLEASRTVGSDWLIAKGLNAGDRLITEGLQFVKPGDEVKVSEATNVKPAQPTQANATTAGAKGE, from the coding sequence ATGCAATTCAAGCCAGCTGTTACCGCTCTGGTATCCGCCGTCGCCCTGGCAACACTGCTCAGCGGCTGTAAAAAGGAAGAGGCTGCGCCTGTCGCGCAAGTTCCTCAGGTCGGCATCGTTACGCTCCAGACTCAAGCCTATACCCTGACCTCCGACCTGCCGGGGCGCACCACTGCGTACCGCATCGCCGAAGTTCGTCCACAGGTCAACGGCATCATTCTCAAACGCCTGTTCAAAGAAGGCAGCGAGGTCAAGGAAGGCCAGCAGCTGTACCAGATCGACCCTTCGGTGTACGAAGCGACCCTGGCCAGCGCCCAAGCCAACTTGCAATCAAGCCGTTCGCTGTCCGAGCGCTACAAGCAACTGGTCGCCGAACAAGCGGTGAGCCGTCAGGAATACGACGACGCGCAAGCCAAACGTTTGCAAGCTGAAGCGGCACTGCGCAGCGCCCAGATCGACTTGCGCTACACCAAGGTCCTGGCACCGCTGAGCGGGCGTATTGGCCGTTCCTCGGTGACCGAAGGTGCGCTGGTCAACAATGGTCAGGCTGACGCGATGGCCGTGATCCAGCAACTCGATCCGATCTACGTCGACGTCACCCAATCCTCGGCCGAGCTGCTCAAGCTGCGCCGCGAGCTGGAAAGCGGCCAGTTGCAGAAAATTGGCGACAACGCGGCCAAGGTCACCCTGACCCTGGAAGACGGCAGCACCTACCGCCAGGAAGGTCGCCTGGAGTTCTCGGAAGTCTCAGTCGACCCAACCACCGGCTCAGTGACGTTGCGTGCCGTATTCCCGAACCCTGAGCACAACCTGCTGCCGGGCATGTTCGTTCATGCGCGCCTGAAGGCCGGGGTCAACGCTCAAGCCATCCTCGCGCCACAACAGGGTGTAACCCGCGACCTCAAGGGCCAGCCAACCGCCCTGGTTGTCAACAAGGAAAACAAGGTTGAGCTGCGTCAGCTTGAAGCCAGCCGTACCGTTGGTAGCGACTGGCTGATCGCCAAAGGCCTGAACGCCGGCGACCGCCTGATCACCGAAGGCTTGCAGTTCGTCAAGCCGGGCGATGAGGTCAAGGTCAGCGAAGCGACCAACGTCAAGCCTGCCCAGCCAACCCAGGCCAATGCAACGACTGCAGGGGCCAAAGGGGAGTAA